The nucleotide sequence TAGAGGCGATAAGTAATCACGCCCTTGGAAGCATTGTAATCTCACTACCCGCGGAGGGGTCATGTGCTGCGTTATATACATAACAACCCAGTCTTGCTCGTTTGGTGAAAGAACCAGAAGAGTACAGTAGCGTTTGGAAAGCAACGGAATCGTCTGATGCTTCCTAAACGCTATTTGTGTCATTGCCCTTATTATTGCACTGTCGGATCTGGCCTCAATCCTTGAGGAATGCGAGGGTTGAGGTCTTGCTTTTTTGTGCTGCTGGGACGGATGCTACCTTATCTTGACGCGCAATTTTCGATCTATCGTACCACAACGATAGGCAGGTAACCCTATTTGCTTTAAGTCTATATTAGCTTGTTAGCTATTGGTTAAAGTATTGTTACAGTATTGTTAAAGTCGCATTGAGTTGCAGGATATAAGTTAGCTTCGGGCGAAAGCAAAAATACAACAAAGTCAACATTCGTTACAAAAGGGGCGATATCTTGAACGCAGAGGTTTACTCACTAACGAGACACGATGTGTTGTTGGTTGTAACAAGTGTATTGCTAAACGCCCTATTACAGAAAATGTAGCATGCCAAAAGAATGGAACTAATCATAGAAACAATTGCATTGACTTTAACCGTAAATCACTGATACTTGAAAAAGAGAATCTTGCCGAAACCAACAAGAGATTTAGGCTGTCGTGGCCCAAGTTAAGGCATTGGGTGACGAACGTGAACACTTTGCACAATCCAAGGTGATGGAGGTGTCTGAAGTGAGAGAACGAGATATGATAGACATTGAGTTGACACTAGAAGAAATAGAGGAACTGCTACGCGAGGTTGACAACTATCTTGCAAGCGCAAAATGATAATATTGTGGTATTGTTTTAGCCTAGGTACGGAAGAGTACGGTATTCCGATTGGGTTATGTGTTGCCACTATAAGCAGTATGCTGGCGCCTAGTAATAAAAAAAGCGGACGTTTCAAACGCCCGCTACGTATCTGTTATTATCTTAAGGTAAACCTGTTATCTCCAGGATGCCAGCCATCTTTGCCAATGAATATTTGCTTTCTTGGCATGTCACGGCCGTCTTTATTGAGATCAAATTTTAGGGTATCTCCCCTTCTTACTTTGAAGTTAAATTCGTCAAATCCGCGACCTGTTAAACGGAAACGGATGGAGTTACGGTCACGATCTAGTCTAACGAAATCACCATTTTCCATGTTTTTTTCGTCAATATCGTAGAAACGTCCATCGGTTTGAATCACACCAGTAAATATATGCTGGCCGCGCAAGTTCGTTGATTTTACATGGAACTCGTCATTCCGATCATGCCATATAGACAGGCTAGGGGCACCGAAATGAGCTAGATAGGGACGGTCTTCGGAACGATCACTCCAAGCAAAAGCTGTTCCGGAAAAGGTGACAAGGAAGCAGGTGAGTACTACTAAGAAGGATAGTTTTCTCATAAAAGTCATCTCCTCAATGTGGATTTAATAGTACTATATAACAATAGTTTGACAAAAATATGACAATAGAGAAAATAGAATAACAAAGTAATTCGCCATTATAGGTGATACGGACAAATTTGTGGCAGAAATAAGCAAGAGAAATACCCATAACCTACAACAGGATATGGGTATTTCTGCATAACTGTTAGTTTTGGACAAAGGCCTTTTAGAGCAAGCTAATATTTGCTGGTACTTATAATGAAAAAAGTCGGACTGGTAGGTGGGCTTGGCCCAAGCATCCACGCTGGATTACTACAAAGGATCATCGATGGTTATCGGGTGAGGACAGCTGGCGACAACTATCCCCAAATGATCATCATGAGAGCTTGTAGGACCGGTTTGTCAATAGGTGAATACTATGATAATATATTATATTAACAATAATGAATGGAGAAAATGAAATCATGTCTGATTTTCCAAATTGCCCAAAATGTAATTCAGAATACACTTACGAAGATGGAAGTCTTTTTATTTGCCCGGAATGTGCTCATGAGTGGACTTTAGAATTACAACCCGACAATAGTAGTGAAGATAAAAAGATTATCAAAGATGCAAGTGGGAATACTTTAAACAACGGTGATTCTGTAACAGTAATCAAAGACCTTAAAGTAAAAGGAAGTTCATCAGTCATAAAAATAGGTACAAAAGTAAAAAATATTCGTTTGGTTGATGGAGATCATGATATTGATTGCCAAATTGATGGTTTTGGAGCTATGAAATTGAAATCTGAATTTGTTAAAAAGGTATAAATGCAGTTTTAATGCAACTTTAATACAACAGAACTGTATTCACTGGTAACGGCGA is from Anaerosporomusa subterranea and encodes:
- a CDS encoding zinc ribbon domain-containing protein YjdM, producing MSDFPNCPKCNSEYTYEDGSLFICPECAHEWTLELQPDNSSEDKKIIKDASGNTLNNGDSVTVIKDLKVKGSSSVIKIGTKVKNIRLVDGDHDIDCQIDGFGAMKLKSEFVKKV